A genomic window from Methanobrevibacter sp. TLL-48-HuF1 includes:
- a CDS encoding valine--tRNA ligase has product MSSENIPKDYDFKKEKIWEQKWEDEELYKFLGDGTKPRYIIDTPPPYPTGSIHLGHVLNWVYIDMNARYRRLKGLDVLFTQGWDCHGLPTEVKVEETHGIKKNDVSRAKFREYCIELTTQNIAKMKNQMQSLGFSQDWSREFITMTPEYMKRTQYSFLKMYDEGLIYQGIHPVNWCPRCETAIAFAEVEYSDNETFLNYVNFPPAMEDSYDDIASSKVSGKEANPKDEGVMIATTRPELMSACVAVVVHPDDERYAHLVDKYVEVPLSHQKVKIYPDEEVDPEFGTGAVMVCTFGDKTDVAWVNKHNLEIIDAIDEKGRLTAAAGRYEGMDLATCKAKTIEDLKEEGYLLKQEKVDQNVGQCWRCKTPIEILVKKQWFVAVNKLIEQTKDAAEEMNWVPEHMKSRMINWADSMEWDWCISRQRLFATPIPVWFCKDCGKVMLPDVEDLPVDPTHDKPKKACSCGCEEFIGEEDVLDTWMDSSISPLSIAGWPNEGYENNFPANIRPQGHDIIRTWAFYTTLRCLALTGKKPFDDIVINGMVFGEDGYKMSKSRGNVIAPDEVIEQYGADALRTWAANSVPGSDVIFDWKDIKHGYRFLRKFWNAFRFISMQIFDEEVSYDEIKGNFDPLDLWILSKLNNLNKVVDNAFANYDFATTITSIEKFIWHDFCDEYIEAVKYRLYNDDVSDSSRKAAKYTLRNVIETSLKLLSPIVPFFAEEVYQYFGDGESIHKTSWPEVNEDLVSEDYENKGNITVDLIDEVRRFKSSSKIPLNAQLSEVNVYTNDENLVEIFDEFSQDIEGTLKIDDLSIKTGKPEVHEKIIEVEPDMSQIGPMFKKDAGKIIGYLKSTDIEKIADELEESGELAIGDIVVGKDLLNISKEIVGASGKKVDILQSENLDVIVEVMR; this is encoded by the coding sequence GTGATGGAACTAAACCTAGATATATAATTGATACTCCACCACCATATCCAACTGGTTCTATTCATTTAGGGCATGTGTTAAATTGGGTTTACATTGATATGAATGCAAGATACAGGAGATTAAAAGGCTTGGACGTTTTATTTACTCAGGGATGGGATTGTCATGGTCTTCCTACTGAAGTTAAAGTTGAAGAAACTCATGGAATTAAGAAAAATGATGTTTCAAGAGCTAAATTCAGAGAGTATTGTATTGAGTTAACTACTCAAAACATAGCTAAAATGAAAAATCAAATGCAATCTTTAGGTTTTTCACAGGATTGGAGCCGTGAATTTATTACTATGACTCCGGAATACATGAAAAGGACACAATATTCCTTTTTAAAAATGTATGATGAAGGATTAATTTATCAGGGTATTCATCCGGTTAACTGGTGTCCTCGTTGTGAAACAGCTATTGCTTTTGCAGAAGTAGAGTATAGTGATAATGAAACCTTTTTAAACTATGTCAATTTCCCGCCAGCTATGGAAGATTCTTATGATGATATAGCCAGTTCTAAAGTTTCAGGTAAAGAGGCCAATCCTAAAGATGAGGGTGTTATGATTGCAACTACCCGTCCTGAGTTAATGTCTGCTTGTGTAGCTGTTGTAGTTCATCCTGATGATGAAAGATATGCTCATTTAGTTGATAAATATGTTGAAGTACCTTTATCTCATCAGAAAGTAAAAATTTATCCTGATGAAGAAGTAGATCCTGAATTTGGTACTGGTGCAGTAATGGTTTGTACTTTCGGGGATAAAACAGATGTGGCCTGGGTAAATAAACATAATCTGGAAATTATTGATGCTATTGATGAAAAAGGCAGATTGACTGCAGCTGCCGGAAGATATGAAGGAATGGATTTGGCTACCTGTAAAGCTAAAACTATTGAAGACTTGAAAGAAGAAGGATACCTTTTAAAACAGGAAAAAGTTGACCAGAATGTTGGTCAGTGCTGGAGATGTAAAACTCCTATTGAAATTTTAGTTAAAAAACAATGGTTTGTAGCTGTAAATAAATTAATCGAGCAAACTAAAGATGCAGCAGAAGAAATGAACTGGGTTCCTGAACATATGAAAAGCCGTATGATTAACTGGGCAGATTCTATGGAATGGGACTGGTGTATTTCAAGACAAAGGTTATTTGCAACTCCTATACCTGTTTGGTTCTGTAAAGATTGTGGAAAAGTAATGCTTCCTGATGTTGAAGACTTGCCAGTTGATCCGACTCATGATAAACCTAAAAAAGCATGCAGCTGTGGATGTGAGGAATTTATTGGAGAAGAGGATGTTTTAGATACCTGGATGGACAGTTCTATTTCACCGCTTTCAATTGCAGGATGGCCTAACGAAGGTTATGAAAACAATTTCCCAGCTAATATCCGTCCGCAAGGACATGACATTATCAGAACATGGGCATTTTACACAACACTTCGTTGTCTTGCTTTAACAGGTAAAAAACCATTTGATGATATTGTAATCAATGGTATGGTATTTGGTGAAGACGGATACAAAATGAGTAAGTCCAGAGGAAATGTAATTGCTCCTGATGAAGTAATTGAGCAATACGGTGCAGATGCTTTAAGAACATGGGCAGCTAACAGTGTACCTGGTTCAGATGTAATATTTGACTGGAAGGACATTAAACATGGTTACAGATTCTTAAGAAAATTCTGGAATGCATTCAGATTCATCAGTATGCAGATATTTGATGAAGAGGTAAGCTACGATGAAATAAAAGGTAACTTTGATCCTCTTGATTTATGGATTTTATCTAAGTTAAATAACCTTAATAAAGTTGTAGATAATGCATTTGCAAATTATGACTTTGCAACTACAATTACATCAATTGAAAAATTCATCTGGCATGATTTCTGTGATGAATACATTGAAGCAGTAAAATACAGATTATACAATGATGATGTAAGTGATTCATCAAGAAAAGCAGCTAAATACACTTTAAGAAATGTTATTGAAACTTCATTGAAATTATTGTCTCCAATTGTACCATTCTTTGCAGAAGAAGTTTACCAATACTTTGGTGACGGCGAGTCTATTCATAAAACCTCCTGGCCGGAAGTTAATGAGGATTTAGTAAGTGAAGATTACGAAAACAAAGGTAATATCACTGTAGATTTAATTGATGAAGTAAGAAGATTCAAATCCAGTTCAAAAATACCTCTTAACGCTCAATTGTCTGAAGTTAATGTTTATACTAATGATGAGAATTTAGTTGAAATATTCGATGAATTTTCACAGGATATTGAAGGAACTCTTAAAATTGATGATTTATCTATTAAAACAGGAAAACCTGAAGTTCATGAAAAAATCATTGAAGTTGAACCTGACATGTCTCAAATCGGACCGATGTTTAAAAAAGATGCCGGAAAAATCATCGGTTACTTAAAATCCACTGATATTGAAAAAATAGCTGATGAATTAGAAGAATCTGGCGAATTAGCTATTGGAGATATTGTTGTGGGTAAAGATTTATTAAACATCTCAAAAGAAATTGTAGGAGCTTCCGGTAAAAAAGTAGATATCCTGCAGTCTGAAAATTTAGATGTTATTGTTGAAGTAATGAGATAA
- the aroA gene encoding 3-phosphoshikimate 1-carboxyvinyltransferase has product MNLKVKNISNIGGEVKAPPSKSYSHRAVILASLANGTSKIYDILFSQDVLSSINVCRALGANITKKDDYLEITGTNGKLHNSSEVPIDLGNSGTTLRLMTSIASLADNEVILTGDESLQTRPMEILTESLASLGVNATSINGNGKAPILIKPGYVGGETSILGNVSSQFISSILISAPLSEKGVDLFVLPEFKSRPYVNMTCDIMAKFGVKIKNEFYIRHDDCDKEFKNCRIDEFNIAKQEYKSCDYIVEGDYSSASYLLAAVAIYGGKAKILNLFKDSKQGDKLILDILRQMGAKIEISDDYVEISSEGNLKGIDVNLSNAPDLLITVAILAALANGTTNITGVKHARVKETDRIDTTCRELEKLGCNLKEFEDGMSIEGGIHSGTVDSHKDHRLAMAFSLVGLKHDIEITNGEVFDVSFPNFIEAMAEIGVELELI; this is encoded by the coding sequence ATGAATCTTAAAGTTAAAAATATTTCCAATATTGGAGGTGAGGTTAAAGCACCACCTTCTAAAAGTTATTCTCATAGAGCAGTTATATTGGCATCTTTAGCTAATGGAACATCTAAAATTTATGATATACTTTTTTCACAGGATGTTTTATCATCTATTAATGTTTGCAGGGCTTTAGGAGCAAATATTACTAAAAAAGATGATTATCTGGAAATAACTGGAACCAATGGTAAATTGCATAATTCATCAGAAGTTCCTATTGATTTAGGTAATTCAGGAACTACTTTAAGATTAATGACCAGTATAGCTAGTTTAGCTGACAATGAAGTTATTTTAACGGGAGATGAATCTTTACAGACAAGACCTATGGAAATTTTAACCGAATCATTAGCTTCATTAGGTGTAAATGCAACTTCCATCAACGGCAATGGAAAAGCACCTATTTTAATTAAACCAGGTTATGTGGGTGGTGAAACTAGTATTTTAGGTAATGTCAGTTCCCAATTTATTTCATCAATTCTAATTTCTGCCCCTTTGTCTGAAAAGGGTGTTGATTTATTTGTACTTCCTGAATTCAAGTCACGTCCTTATGTAAATATGACCTGTGATATAATGGCTAAATTTGGTGTTAAAATTAAAAATGAATTTTATATACGCCATGATGACTGTGATAAGGAATTTAAAAACTGTCGCATTGATGAATTTAACATAGCTAAACAGGAATATAAATCCTGTGATTATATAGTTGAAGGGGATTATTCATCAGCGTCTTATTTGCTGGCAGCTGTAGCTATTTATGGTGGGAAAGCTAAAATATTAAATTTATTTAAAGATTCTAAACAGGGAGATAAATTAATATTGGATATTTTAAGACAGATGGGTGCAAAAATAGAAATATCTGATGATTATGTTGAAATTTCATCTGAGGGTAATTTAAAAGGAATCGATGTTAATTTATCAAATGCTCCTGATTTATTAATTACAGTAGCTATTTTAGCAGCTCTGGCTAATGGAACTACTAACATTACTGGTGTTAAACATGCCAGAGTTAAAGAAACAGATAGAATAGATACTACATGCAGAGAACTTGAGAAATTAGGATGTAATTTAAAAGAATTTGAAGACGGCATGTCTATTGAAGGCGGAATCCATTCAGGTACTGTTGATTCACATAAAGATCATAGATTGGCTATGGCATTTTCTTTAGTTGGTCTGAAACATGATATAGAAATTACGAATGGGGAAGTTTTTGATGTGTCTTTTCCTAATTTTATTGAAGCTATGGCAGAAATTGGAGTTGAACTGGAGTTAATTTAG
- a CDS encoding cyclopropane-fatty-acyl-phospholipid synthase family protein: MNYEKSIKYDKNLVENKIMGPNPLKLVEELLVNHNISDSATVMDLGSGNGLTSVFLVKEYGFKVFPTDLWSDPTENKKFFDKMGLSGDEIIPIKADANDLPFAHEFFDAIICADSYNYFGRDSSFLDEKIIPFIKPGGYVYIAVPGMKKDCHDNLPDELLLSWNEEQLDYIHDMDYWEDIIDKSDKSRIISIKQMKGNEELWQDWINCNNEYAAGDKKAIDAGACKYLNFIAIVLQRKE, translated from the coding sequence TTGAATTATGAGAAATCAATAAAGTATGATAAAAATTTAGTTGAAAATAAAATTATGGGTCCGAATCCTTTAAAACTAGTTGAAGAATTATTAGTAAATCATAATATTTCAGATTCTGCTACTGTGATGGATTTAGGAAGCGGAAATGGTTTAACTTCAGTATTTCTTGTAAAAGAATATGGCTTTAAAGTTTTCCCTACTGATTTGTGGAGTGACCCTACAGAAAACAAGAAATTTTTTGATAAAATGGGGCTTTCAGGTGATGAAATAATTCCTATCAAAGCGGATGCTAATGATCTGCCATTTGCTCATGAATTTTTTGATGCAATAATTTGTGCAGATTCCTATAATTACTTTGGAAGAGATTCAAGCTTTTTAGATGAAAAAATAATTCCGTTTATCAAACCTGGAGGTTATGTGTATATTGCAGTTCCTGGTATGAAAAAAGACTGTCATGATAATTTGCCTGATGAATTATTGCTTTCCTGGAATGAAGAACAGCTAGATTATATTCATGATATGGATTATTGGGAAGATATAATTGATAAATCTGATAAATCAAGGATTATTTCAATTAAACAGATGAAAGGAAATGAAGAACTTTGGCAGGATTGGATTAACTGTAACAATGAATATGCTGCAGGTGATAAAAAAGCTATTGATGCAGGAGCCTGCAAATATTTGAATTTTATAGCTATTGTACTTCAAAGAAAAGAGTAA